The Martelella sp. AD-3 genome includes a region encoding these proteins:
- a CDS encoding glutamate--cysteine ligase — protein sequence MARDTSDATPIADTAELAAYLEAGCKPEADFRIGTEHEKFPFFKVDNTPVPYEGERSISAVLHGMKGKLGWDAIMDGENIIGLADPSGMGAISLEPGGQFELSGAPLRTLHETCRESNRHLAVLRSVAEPMGIGFLGVGGSPKWTLAETPRMPKSRYGIMSNYMPKVGTQGLDMMYRTCTIQVNIDFSSEADMRRKMALSQKLQPLATALFASSPFTEGRPNGLLSWRGDIWRDTDNNRAGLLDCAFEPGFGFERYVEWALDVPMYFIIRDGRYRDCTDITFRQFMAGALKGEVEEWQPTMGDWTNHLSTLFPDVRLKRFLEMRGADGGTWRRICALPSFWVGLLYDAGAMDAAEQLTADWSVADIHRLRDEVPRLALKAEIGGRSLLDVGREVIEIARAGLKARNNLNASGQSEAVFLMTLDEIIAKKATFAEDLLALYHGRWNGSVDPLFAEFQY from the coding sequence ATGGCCCGTGACACTTCCGACGCCACGCCGATCGCCGATACGGCGGAACTTGCCGCCTATCTGGAGGCCGGCTGCAAACCCGAGGCGGATTTCCGCATCGGCACAGAGCATGAGAAGTTTCCCTTCTTCAAGGTAGACAATACCCCCGTGCCCTACGAGGGGGAGCGTTCGATCTCCGCCGTTCTTCACGGCATGAAGGGCAAGCTCGGCTGGGACGCGATCATGGACGGCGAGAACATCATCGGCCTTGCCGACCCGTCCGGCATGGGCGCGATCTCGCTGGAGCCGGGCGGCCAGTTCGAGCTCTCCGGCGCGCCGCTTCGGACGCTGCACGAGACCTGCCGGGAATCGAACCGTCACCTTGCGGTGCTGCGCTCGGTGGCCGAGCCGATGGGCATCGGCTTTCTCGGCGTCGGCGGCAGCCCGAAATGGACGCTCGCAGAAACGCCGCGCATGCCGAAATCACGCTACGGCATCATGAGCAACTACATGCCGAAGGTCGGCACGCAGGGTCTCGACATGATGTACAGGACCTGCACCATCCAGGTGAATATCGACTTCTCCTCCGAGGCCGACATGCGCCGGAAAATGGCGCTGTCGCAGAAGCTGCAGCCGCTCGCGACCGCGCTTTTCGCCTCTTCGCCCTTCACCGAGGGCAGGCCGAACGGGCTTCTCTCCTGGCGCGGCGATATCTGGCGCGATACCGACAACAACCGCGCCGGCCTGCTTGATTGCGCCTTCGAACCCGGCTTCGGCTTCGAGCGCTATGTCGAATGGGCGCTTGACGTGCCGATGTATTTCATCATCCGTGACGGGCGCTATCGCGACTGCACCGACATCACCTTCCGCCAGTTCATGGCCGGCGCGCTCAAGGGCGAGGTCGAGGAATGGCAGCCGACCATGGGCGACTGGACCAACCACCTGTCGACGCTCTTTCCCGACGTGCGGCTGAAGCGCTTTCTGGAAATGCGCGGCGCCGATGGCGGCACCTGGCGGCGCATCTGCGCGCTGCCCTCGTTCTGGGTCGGCCTGCTTTACGACGCCGGCGCGATGGACGCCGCCGAACAGCTGACCGCCGACTGGTCGGTCGCCGACATTCACCGCCTGCGCGACGAAGTTCCGCGTCTTGCGCTGAAGGCCGAGATCGGTGGGCGTTCGCTGCTTGACGTCGGCCGCGAGGTGATCGAGATTGCCCGCGCGGGCCTCAAGGCGCGCAACAATCTGAATGCCAGCGGCCAGAGCGAGGCGGTCTTCCTGATGACGCTCGACGAGATCATCGCCAAGAAGGCGACCTTTGCCGAGGACCTTCTGGCGCTTTATCACGGCCGCTGGAACGGGTCGGTCGACCCGCTGTTCGCCGAGTTCCAGTATTGA
- a CDS encoding LysR substrate-binding domain-containing protein — protein MVAPLDIDQLQTFVAIVDNGSFTRAAEQVFKTQSAVSMQMRRLEDRIGKQLFTKDGRGVRLTDEGDKLLNYARRIIRLNNEAIAAFDDNRLEGSIRIGTPDDYADRYMPDIINRFAKSHPNVELYIVCEDSNDLVERLKQGELDMALVTHNPRTRDSEVVRTEPLCWVASANHALPVDRPVPLAVGRRDCRWRQLAIAALEGVDRDYRVLFTSWSATVVASAVLAGMAISILPESALRNGMRVLSQADGFPPLPPVQIGLMKRPGASASLTTALSNHIIASLDNISAVEVAPGFEMDGKVLSRSPRMKPTHVAASW, from the coding sequence ATGGTTGCGCCTCTGGATATCGATCAGCTTCAGACCTTCGTCGCCATTGTCGACAACGGCTCTTTTACGCGCGCTGCCGAGCAGGTCTTCAAGACCCAGTCTGCTGTCTCCATGCAGATGCGTCGTCTTGAAGACAGGATCGGCAAGCAGCTTTTCACCAAGGACGGCCGCGGGGTGCGGCTGACGGATGAGGGCGACAAGCTTCTGAATTATGCCCGGCGGATCATCCGCCTCAACAATGAGGCGATCGCGGCCTTCGATGATAATCGCCTCGAAGGCTCGATCCGCATCGGCACGCCGGATGACTATGCCGACCGCTACATGCCGGACATCATCAACCGGTTTGCCAAGTCCCATCCCAATGTCGAGCTCTATATCGTCTGCGAGGATTCCAACGATCTGGTGGAACGGCTGAAGCAGGGCGAACTCGACATGGCGCTCGTTACCCACAACCCGCGCACGCGCGATTCGGAAGTGGTGCGCACCGAGCCCCTGTGCTGGGTCGCGTCCGCCAACCACGCCTTGCCGGTCGACCGGCCCGTTCCGCTTGCCGTCGGGCGGCGTGACTGCCGCTGGCGGCAACTCGCCATCGCCGCGCTCGAGGGCGTGGACCGGGACTATCGCGTGCTGTTCACCAGCTGGTCGGCAACTGTCGTGGCCTCTGCCGTGCTCGCCGGCATGGCGATCTCGATCCTGCCGGAATCGGCGCTGCGCAACGGCATGCGGGTGCTTTCCCAGGCCGACGGCTTTCCGCCGCTGCCGCCGGTGCAGATCGGCCTGATGAAGCGTCCGGGCGCTTCCGCCTCGCTGACGACCGCGCTTTCCAACCACATCATCGCCTCGCTCGACAATATCAGCGCCGTCGAGGTCGCGCCGGGCTTCGAGATGGACGGCAAGGTGCTGTCGCGTTCGCCGCGGATGAAGCCCACCCATGTCGCGGCGAGCTGGTAG
- a CDS encoding DNA-3-methyladenine glycosylase I: MAGLITGDDGRDRCFWHGNLPDYLRYHDEEWGRPVTDDVRLFEKICLEGFQSGLSWLTILRKRENFRAGFDGFDFHKIARYGEKDVERLLGDAGIIRHRGKIEATINNAARAIEMEAEFGSLAAYFWAHEPGPEDRPRVVDLETLRANPTTSVSVKISKDLRKRGWKFVGPTTVYAFMQAMGLVNDHLDGCCCRDEVERLRAALKRPVAS, encoded by the coding sequence ATGGCGGGGTTGATAACGGGTGACGATGGCAGGGACCGCTGTTTCTGGCATGGCAACCTGCCCGACTATCTCAGATATCATGATGAGGAATGGGGCCGGCCGGTCACCGATGATGTCCGGCTGTTCGAGAAGATCTGTCTGGAAGGCTTCCAGTCGGGGCTGTCCTGGCTCACCATCCTGAGGAAGCGCGAGAATTTCCGCGCCGGTTTCGACGGCTTCGATTTTCACAAGATTGCGCGGTACGGCGAGAAGGACGTCGAACGTCTGCTCGGCGATGCCGGCATCATCCGCCATCGCGGCAAGATCGAGGCGACGATCAACAACGCCGCCCGCGCCATCGAGATGGAGGCCGAGTTCGGGTCGCTAGCCGCCTATTTCTGGGCGCATGAACCGGGACCGGAGGACCGGCCGAGGGTGGTCGATCTCGAAACGCTCAGGGCGAATCCGACCACCTCCGTCTCCGTGAAGATTTCGAAGGATCTGAGAAAGCGCGGCTGGAAATTCGTTGGCCCGACAACGGTCTATGCCTTCATGCAGGCCATGGGGCTGGTGAACGATCACCTCGACGGCTGCTGCTGCCGCGATGAGGTGGAGCGGCTGCGGGCCGCGCTGAAGCGGCCCGTCGCGTCCTGA
- a CDS encoding VOC family protein, with the protein MAVTGIGGFFFRARDPEALRAWYVEHLGVGSAPYGTWDTMAGPSVFAPFPADTDYFAKDHGFMLNLRVDDLEGLCGSLRAAGIAVITNAEWDMPGVGRFARIHDPEGNPLELWQPYTPDESG; encoded by the coding sequence ATGGCTGTCACAGGTATTGGCGGTTTCTTCTTTCGTGCGCGCGACCCGGAGGCGCTTCGCGCCTGGTATGTCGAACATCTCGGGGTCGGGTCGGCCCCCTATGGGACCTGGGACACGATGGCAGGTCCTTCGGTGTTCGCGCCCTTTCCTGCCGATACCGACTATTTTGCCAAAGACCACGGCTTCATGCTGAACCTGCGGGTCGATGACCTCGAGGGCCTCTGCGGCAGCCTGCGCGCGGCCGGTATCGCGGTGATCACCAATGCGGAATGGGATATGCCGGGCGTCGGTCGCTTTGCCCGCATTCACGATCCCGAAGGCAATCCGCTGGAACTCTGGCAGCCTTATACGCCGGATGAAAGCGGATGA
- a CDS encoding polymer-forming cytoskeletal protein, which produces MSGIARILATALTVLTLGSAAAMADDDKIMVFGGDTYASGTTTVLNQDSPRNAFVAGATARLDGSVGRDALLAGARVRSNASVNGDLYAAGFSVKIDGTVAGDLSAAGADIEIGPRAAVSGNARLAAGSVEINAPIAGSLLVGSGDLTLNAAVSGDVRIMGDEIAFGPDAAIGGTLTYYAPDEVAIPESVIAADKVTYRKLTPKPASEEAPEPEVVSDTTVVASFISMLVFMLALATVFLLLAPQRTEAARARLITRPFASLGYGFVALSTLFGAVPLALMTLIAIPLIPFIILATVALWTLAYLLAVYALSWWLVTSIRPLKPSLVNRLLAIAGGLVLMSLLHYLPFFGWIANIIVVLLGFGAMAALCGQGMLARRARRKADVVETPPPHPPAAAAADPTDPPDEPPRA; this is translated from the coding sequence ATGAGCGGAATAGCACGCATACTGGCGACGGCATTGACGGTTCTGACGCTTGGCAGCGCAGCGGCCATGGCGGATGATGACAAGATCATGGTCTTCGGCGGCGATACCTATGCCAGCGGCACGACGACCGTGCTCAACCAGGACAGCCCGCGCAATGCCTTCGTGGCCGGCGCGACGGCGCGGCTTGACGGTTCCGTCGGGCGCGATGCGCTTCTGGCGGGCGCCAGGGTTCGTTCCAACGCGAGTGTGAACGGCGACCTTTATGCAGCGGGCTTTTCCGTCAAGATCGACGGCACGGTCGCCGGCGATCTTTCGGCCGCTGGCGCGGACATCGAGATCGGGCCCCGCGCGGCCGTCAGCGGCAATGCCCGGTTGGCGGCCGGCTCGGTCGAAATCAACGCGCCGATCGCTGGCAGTCTGCTCGTCGGCAGCGGCGACCTGACGCTGAACGCGGCGGTTTCCGGCGATGTCAGGATCATGGGCGACGAGATCGCCTTCGGCCCGGATGCCGCGATCGGCGGCACGCTGACCTATTACGCGCCCGACGAAGTCGCCATTCCGGAATCGGTGATTGCCGCCGACAAGGTGACCTACCGCAAGCTGACGCCCAAACCGGCCTCGGAAGAAGCGCCCGAGCCGGAGGTCGTCTCCGACACGACCGTGGTCGCAAGCTTCATTTCCATGCTGGTCTTCATGCTGGCGCTGGCGACGGTGTTCCTGCTGCTGGCCCCGCAGCGCACGGAAGCGGCGCGGGCGCGGCTGATCACCCGGCCTTTCGCCTCGCTCGGCTATGGTTTCGTTGCGCTGTCGACGCTGTTCGGCGCGGTGCCGCTGGCGCTGATGACGCTCATCGCCATTCCGCTGATCCCGTTCATCATTCTGGCGACGGTAGCCCTCTGGACGCTCGCCTATCTGCTCGCGGTCTACGCTCTGTCCTGGTGGCTGGTTACCAGCATCAGGCCGCTCAAGCCCAGCCTCGTCAACCGCCTGCTGGCGATCGCCGGCGGGCTGGTGCTGATGTCGCTGCTGCACTACCTGCCGTTCTTCGGCTGGATCGCGAACATCATCGTCGTGCTGCTCGGCTTCGGCGCGATGGCGGCGCTTTGCGGCCAAGGCATGCTGGCGCGGCGCGCGCGCCGGAAGGCCGATGTGGTCGAAACCCCGCCGCCGCACCCGCCCGCAGCCGCGGCAGCAGATCCTACCGATCCGCCTGACGAGCCGCCGCGGGCATAG
- a CDS encoding GyrI-like domain-containing protein: MEIETISMPELVCIGLSVRGAWHELPEKVPAGWQRLFAATGDAEHFLEVSRKQPDGAYIEFLGFLASRKTEIPPGLERHVVAAGRYLRLVHEGPLAEIADGFARLHAHAAATGVRLGDLKLDFGYRRGLPDTPHELYVAVEQTPPALGGPAPGSSG; encoded by the coding sequence ATGGAGATTGAAACCATATCGATGCCCGAGCTCGTCTGCATCGGCCTCAGCGTGCGCGGCGCGTGGCATGAATTGCCGGAAAAGGTTCCCGCAGGCTGGCAGCGGCTGTTCGCCGCAACCGGGGATGCCGAGCACTTTCTCGAAGTCTCGCGCAAGCAGCCGGACGGCGCCTATATCGAGTTTCTCGGCTTCCTGGCATCGCGCAAGACGGAGATACCGCCCGGCCTCGAACGCCATGTGGTTGCCGCCGGGCGCTATCTCCGCCTCGTCCATGAGGGGCCGCTTGCGGAAATCGCCGATGGCTTTGCCCGCCTGCACGCCCATGCCGCGGCGACCGGGGTAAGGCTTGGCGACCTCAAGCTCGATTTCGGCTACCGGCGCGGCCTGCCCGACACGCCGCATGAGCTTTATGTGGCCGTTGAGCAGACGCCGCCGGCTCTGGGCGGACCCGCGCCCGGTTCGTCCGGCTGA
- a CDS encoding catalase, translated as MADKPTLTTTAGAAVPDNQNSITAGPRGGVMIQDYQLIEKLAHQNRERIPERVVHAKGWGAFGTLKITGDISKYTKAKCLQPGAETPMLARFSTVAGELGAADAERDVRGFALKFYTEDGNWDLVGNNTPVFFVRDPYKFPDFIHTQKRHPRTNLRSPKAMWDFWSLSPESLHQVTILMSDRGIPVDPTFMNGYGSHTYSLWNDAGERFWVKFHFKTEQGHKHYTNDEAETLIGKSRETYQEALFDKVETGNYPRWKVQVQIMPEADADKTAYNPFDLTKVWPHGDYPPIDIGVMELNRNADNYFAEIEQAAFSPSNIVPGISHSPDKMLQARIFSYADAHRYRLGTHYEALPVNAPKCPVHHYHKDGQMNFFGQKTGATDAYYEPNSMGGAVEDRSAMEPPLAIEGDMGRFNHREGNDDFSQPRALFELFDDGQKGRLFDNIAAAMGGVPGEIIERQLALFKQVHPDYEAGVRAALKEAHGYEANAISTPGTPNAAE; from the coding sequence ATGGCAGATAAACCGACCCTCACGACAACCGCCGGCGCCGCCGTGCCCGACAACCAGAATTCCATCACCGCTGGTCCGCGCGGCGGCGTGATGATCCAGGATTACCAGCTGATCGAGAAGCTCGCCCACCAGAACCGCGAGCGCATTCCCGAGCGCGTGGTCCACGCCAAGGGCTGGGGCGCGTTCGGCACGCTGAAGATCACCGGCGACATTTCGAAATACACCAAGGCCAAGTGTCTCCAGCCGGGCGCGGAAACGCCGATGCTCGCCCGCTTCTCCACCGTTGCCGGCGAACTGGGCGCGGCGGATGCCGAGCGCGACGTGCGCGGCTTCGCCCTGAAATTCTACACCGAGGACGGCAACTGGGACCTGGTCGGCAACAACACGCCGGTGTTCTTCGTCCGCGATCCTTACAAGTTCCCGGATTTCATCCACACCCAGAAGCGCCATCCGCGCACCAATCTGCGCTCGCCCAAGGCGATGTGGGATTTCTGGTCGCTGTCGCCGGAAAGCCTGCACCAGGTCACGATCCTGATGTCCGACCGCGGCATCCCGGTCGACCCGACCTTCATGAACGGCTACGGCTCGCACACCTATTCGCTCTGGAACGATGCCGGCGAGCGCTTCTGGGTCAAGTTCCACTTCAAGACCGAACAGGGCCACAAGCACTACACCAATGACGAGGCGGAAACGCTGATCGGCAAGAGCCGCGAGACCTATCAGGAAGCGCTGTTCGACAAGGTCGAGACCGGCAATTATCCGCGCTGGAAGGTGCAGGTGCAGATCATGCCGGAGGCGGATGCCGACAAGACGGCCTACAACCCCTTCGACCTCACCAAGGTCTGGCCGCATGGCGACTATCCGCCGATCGATATCGGCGTGATGGAACTGAACCGCAACGCCGACAATTACTTCGCGGAGATCGAGCAGGCGGCGTTCTCGCCCTCCAACATCGTGCCCGGCATCTCGCATTCGCCGGACAAGATGCTGCAGGCGCGCATCTTCTCCTATGCGGACGCCCACCGCTACCGTCTCGGCACCCATTACGAGGCGCTGCCGGTCAACGCGCCGAAATGTCCGGTCCATCACTACCACAAGGATGGCCAGATGAACTTCTTCGGCCAGAAGACCGGTGCGACGGACGCCTATTACGAGCCGAACAGCATGGGCGGCGCGGTCGAGGACAGGTCGGCGATGGAGCCGCCGCTTGCCATCGAAGGCGACATGGGCCGCTTCAACCACCGCGAGGGCAATGACGACTTTTCCCAACCCCGGGCGCTGTTCGAACTCTTCGACGATGGCCAGAAGGGACGTCTGTTCGACAACATCGCCGCCGCCATGGGCGGGGTGCCGGGCGAGATCATCGAACGTCAGCTGGCGCTCTTCAAGCAGGTCCATCCGGACTATGAAGCCGGCGTCCGCGCCGCGCTGAAGGAAGCCCACGGTTACGAGGCCAATGCGATCTCGACGCCGGGAACGCCGAACGCCGCGGAGTAG
- a CDS encoding outer membrane protein, producing the protein MLRLTASAGLLLLASSFAASADRASAETAFSVYGGYQTAPHSPIEINGADAFTAGWEGRSFNWPAYWGARATYWLDRYKQPNLGIALDFSHAKVYADDATLAKSGWSHFEFTDGLNLLTLNALYRFPIKDSKWTPYVGLGAGINVPHVEVTRPSGRTYDYQFGGPTVQAQAGVSYNFAKNWDAFVEYKANYSWVDVKIDSGDRMKTGILTNAVNFGIGFRF; encoded by the coding sequence ATGCTTCGCCTCACCGCCTCAGCGGGCCTGCTCCTGCTTGCCTCGTCATTTGCCGCTTCTGCCGATCGCGCGTCTGCCGAAACCGCGTTCTCCGTCTATGGCGGCTATCAGACCGCGCCGCATTCACCGATCGAGATCAATGGCGCTGACGCTTTCACCGCAGGCTGGGAGGGCCGGTCGTTCAACTGGCCTGCCTATTGGGGCGCGCGCGCAACCTACTGGCTCGACCGTTACAAGCAACCGAACCTCGGCATTGCGCTCGATTTCAGCCATGCCAAGGTCTATGCCGATGACGCGACGCTCGCCAAATCGGGCTGGAGCCATTTCGAGTTCACCGACGGGCTCAACCTGCTGACGCTGAACGCGCTCTACCGCTTTCCGATAAAGGACAGCAAATGGACGCCCTATGTCGGCCTCGGGGCCGGCATCAACGTGCCCCATGTCGAGGTCACCCGGCCATCCGGCCGCACCTATGACTACCAGTTCGGCGGCCCGACCGTGCAGGCCCAGGCGGGCGTATCCTACAATTTCGCCAAAAACTGGGACGCCTTCGTCGAATACAAGGCGAACTATTCCTGGGTCGACGTCAAGATCGACAGCGGCGACCGCATGAAGACCGGAATCCTTACCAATGCCGTCAATTTCGGCATTGGTTTCCGGTTCTGA
- a CDS encoding DUF1127 domain-containing protein, protein MSLIERASDSRALAHRPHSLFAGLAALRAALARFTKNRSAIRYMADMDDALLKDIGLTRTDVEQAYMSSIREDPMVDLKRAACNRAQRMVI, encoded by the coding sequence ATGTCGTTGATTGAAAGAGCGTCTGACAGCCGGGCACTGGCGCACCGGCCCCACTCCCTGTTTGCGGGCCTTGCCGCGCTTCGCGCCGCGCTCGCGCGTTTCACGAAGAACCGTTCGGCCATCCGCTATATGGCTGACATGGACGATGCGCTGTTGAAAGACATCGGCCTTACCCGCACCGATGTCGAACAGGCCTATATGAGCTCGATCCGGGAAGACCCGATGGTGGACCTGAAGCGGGCTGCCTGCAACCGTGCACAGCGCATGGTCATCTGA
- a CDS encoding YeiH family protein, which produces MRIAVETENIHPWTGRFISLAPGILLSCLVALAAFGLEAVEVHITEHRFVENLVLAILIGTAIRSLVHLPAAFNPGIRFCEKFVLEVAIVLLGASISVQALKAAGPALVLGIIFTVIAAIAISYGIGRGLGLKHKLATLVACGNSICGNSAIAAAAPVIDAEPEDIASAIAFTAVLGVVMVLALPLALVGLGLTAPQYGVLSGLTVYAVPQVLAAAQPGGVIAVQTGTLVKLIRVMMLGPVLLALGMTARAAASGAGSKVKLKHIAPWFIIGFALMMALRSVGAIPEGVVPPLAHASNALTVLAMAALGLSVDIRSLGRAGGRVIATAILSIGVLTGIALGLIFVLQIG; this is translated from the coding sequence ATGCGCATTGCCGTCGAAACCGAAAATATCCACCCCTGGACCGGACGCTTCATCTCGCTCGCGCCCGGCATTCTGCTCTCCTGCCTCGTCGCCCTGGCGGCCTTCGGGCTGGAAGCCGTCGAAGTTCACATTACCGAGCATCGTTTCGTCGAAAACCTTGTGCTCGCCATCCTCATCGGCACGGCCATCCGTTCGCTCGTCCACCTGCCGGCGGCGTTCAACCCCGGGATCCGGTTCTGCGAGAAATTCGTGCTGGAAGTGGCGATCGTGCTGCTCGGCGCCTCGATCAGCGTTCAGGCGCTGAAGGCGGCGGGCCCGGCTCTGGTGCTCGGCATCATCTTCACCGTGATTGCCGCCATCGCCATTTCCTACGGCATCGGCCGCGGTCTCGGGCTGAAGCACAAGCTTGCGACGCTGGTTGCCTGCGGCAATTCCATCTGCGGCAATTCGGCGATCGCGGCAGCCGCCCCGGTCATCGACGCGGAGCCGGAGGATATCGCCTCGGCCATCGCGTTTACCGCCGTGCTCGGCGTCGTCATGGTGCTGGCGCTGCCGCTTGCGCTGGTCGGCCTGGGCTTGACCGCGCCGCAATATGGCGTGCTCTCCGGCCTCACCGTCTATGCCGTGCCGCAGGTGCTCGCCGCCGCCCAGCCGGGCGGGGTGATCGCGGTGCAGACCGGCACGCTGGTCAAGCTTATCCGGGTAATGATGCTCGGCCCCGTGCTCCTCGCGCTCGGCATGACCGCGCGCGCCGCCGCCTCAGGCGCGGGCTCGAAGGTCAAGCTGAAGCATATCGCGCCGTGGTTCATCATCGGCTTCGCGCTGATGATGGCGCTGCGGTCTGTCGGCGCCATTCCGGAAGGGGTCGTTCCGCCGCTTGCCCACGCCTCCAACGCGCTCACCGTGCTGGCCATGGCGGCGCTGGGCCTCTCCGTCGACATCCGCTCGCTCGGCCGCGCCGGCGGACGGGTGATCGCGACCGCGATCCTGTCGATCGGCGTACTGACGGGAATCGCGCTCGGCCTGATCTTCGTGCTGCAGATCGGCTGA
- a CDS encoding LysR substrate-binding domain-containing protein, producing the protein MTLEQLVVFVAVAEREHLTRAAEALHLTPSAVSSAIRKLEDFYSVTLFDRVGRGIVLTAEGRVFLDEARATLARVRSAERVLGELGGLERGALSVFASQTIASYWLPQVLMRFHARYPGIELRLSIGNTVAVAEAVAGGEAELGYIEGTLDNPLLAKRHLTDDALMVVVAPGHPLADGRPVTPGELARQAAFVLREEGSGTRFEFEHAMAGFGIAPADLNVVMVLPSNEAVLSAVRSGHAATAISGAVAAPWLASGELKRVNFDLPSRAFQLLSHRERHLSKAASELVAFSLASQPDEPGAGPPRAGGVCSTAT; encoded by the coding sequence ATGACCCTTGAGCAATTGGTTGTGTTCGTGGCGGTGGCCGAGCGCGAGCACCTGACGCGGGCGGCCGAAGCGCTGCATCTGACGCCGTCTGCCGTGTCCAGCGCCATCCGCAAGCTGGAAGACTTCTATTCCGTCACCCTCTTCGACCGGGTCGGGCGCGGCATCGTGCTGACGGCGGAGGGGAGGGTATTTCTGGATGAGGCGCGGGCGACCCTTGCGCGGGTGCGCTCGGCCGAACGCGTGCTGGGCGAGCTTGGCGGGCTGGAGCGCGGGGCGCTGTCGGTCTTCGCCAGCCAGACGATTGCCAGCTACTGGCTGCCGCAGGTGCTGATGCGCTTTCACGCGCGCTATCCGGGCATCGAACTCAGGCTGTCGATCGGCAACACCGTGGCGGTGGCGGAGGCCGTTGCCGGCGGCGAGGCGGAGCTTGGCTATATCGAGGGCACGCTCGACAATCCGCTGCTGGCCAAGCGCCACCTGACCGACGACGCGCTGATGGTGGTGGTCGCGCCCGGCCATCCGCTGGCCGATGGCCGACCGGTGACGCCGGGCGAACTCGCCCGGCAGGCGGCCTTCGTGCTGCGCGAGGAGGGCTCCGGAACGCGCTTTGAGTTCGAGCACGCCATGGCCGGTTTCGGCATTGCGCCCGCAGACCTCAACGTGGTGATGGTGCTGCCCTCGAACGAGGCGGTGCTGTCCGCCGTGCGCTCCGGCCATGCGGCGACGGCAATCTCGGGCGCGGTCGCGGCGCCCTGGCTTGCCTCAGGCGAACTGAAGCGGGTGAATTTCGACCTGCCGTCGCGCGCCTTCCAGCTTTTGAGCCACAGGGAGCGGCATCTGAGCAAGGCGGCGAGCGAACTGGTGGCCTTCAGCCTCGCATCTCAGCCGGACGAACCGGGCGCGGGTCCGCCCAGAGCCGGCGGCGTCTGCTCAACGGCCACATAA
- a CDS encoding hydrogen peroxide-inducible genes activator gives MVTFKQLRYFEALARERHFGRAAEAVHISQPALSAQIMEMEAELGVALFERARRQVLLTREGERVLAHAGIVLAAMAALEHAARPASGPLAGPVAIGLIPTVAPYLIPKLVPYLKRLHPEAEVALREAVTDQLLDHLEEGAIDAVVAALPIERDGIETMDLFADRFFMAVARNHQTVLASPLTQADLEADRLLLLEEGHCLRDQALALCEQKPKRNVVNVGATSMTTLLQMVANDMGMTLIPEMAVAAETARTSLTILPFAEPQPARRIGLCWRRSDRRRETMEALAAAVLKCRVV, from the coding sequence ATGGTTACATTCAAGCAATTGCGCTATTTCGAGGCGCTGGCGCGCGAGCGCCATTTCGGCCGGGCGGCGGAGGCGGTGCATATCAGCCAGCCGGCGCTTTCCGCCCAGATCATGGAGATGGAGGCAGAGCTTGGCGTCGCCTTGTTCGAGCGCGCGCGCCGGCAGGTCTTGTTGACCCGCGAGGGCGAGCGGGTTCTGGCCCATGCGGGGATCGTGCTTGCCGCCATGGCCGCGCTGGAACACGCCGCCCGGCCGGCCTCCGGGCCGCTGGCGGGGCCGGTCGCGATCGGGCTCATTCCAACCGTCGCTCCGTACCTGATCCCGAAACTCGTGCCCTATCTGAAGCGTCTCCACCCTGAAGCGGAGGTGGCCCTGAGGGAGGCGGTCACCGACCAGCTTCTCGATCATCTGGAGGAGGGGGCGATCGATGCGGTGGTGGCGGCGCTGCCGATCGAGCGCGACGGCATTGAGACGATGGACCTTTTCGCCGACCGGTTCTTCATGGCGGTCGCGCGCAATCACCAAACGGTGCTCGCCTCGCCCCTGACCCAGGCCGATCTCGAGGCGGATCGCCTGCTGCTTCTGGAGGAAGGCCATTGCCTGCGCGACCAGGCCTTGGCACTTTGCGAGCAGAAGCCGAAGCGCAATGTCGTCAATGTCGGCGCGACGTCCATGACCACGCTGCTGCAGATGGTGGCGAACGACATGGGCATGACGCTGATCCCCGAAATGGCCGTGGCGGCAGAGACCGCGCGAACGTCGCTGACCATCCTGCCCTTTGCGGAACCTCAGCCGGCGCGGCGGATCGGGCTTTGCTGGCGGCGATCTGACAGACGACGCGAGACCATGGAAGCGCTGGCGGCGGCGGTGCTGAAATGCCGGGTGGTTTGA